One genomic window of Bradyrhizobium sp. CCGE-LA001 includes the following:
- a CDS encoding DUF1522 domain-containing protein, translating to MSGIVLSASVRQNLLSLQSTADLLATTQNRLSTGKSVNSALDNPTNFFTAQSLDNRASDINNLLDGIANGVQVLQAANTGLTSLQKLIDSAKSIANQALQTTVGYSTKSNVSTTISGATAADLRGTTSFASATASSNVLYSGTAGGTTAANGTTTLGATIGAFAGTAATAGDGTTALTGTITLIATNGTTATGLAANAQPADGDTLTVNGKTITFRSGTAPTSAGVPAGSGVSGNLVTDGNGNTTVYLGNTATPASLATVNDLLTAVDLASGVKTVAISSGAATIATSFNQTASSVGGGAVTLRSSTGADLSVTGRADLLKALGVSSSVGGGNATVNVNRTTTAASLGATITDGSTLNVNGHVITFKNAPIPGSTGAPSIPSGFGASGNVLTDGNGNSTVYLQGGTVNDVLKAIDLATGVQTASISAAGVATLATATGQSNSTINTSGQLKLSTGVNADLSITGSGNALNVFGLAGNTGSATAFTAARTSGIGGIAGKTLTFTSFNGGTAVNVTFGDGTNGTVKTLDQLNTKLQANNLAATIDANGLLTITASNDYASSTLGSTVAGGAIGGTLTSALTFSTASTPVQDGVAQTARANLVSQFNNILNQIDTTAQDSSFNGVNLLNGDQLKLVFDETAKSSLNITGVTYNSKGLGLASLTVGVDFIDNAAANRVLTNLNAASSTLRSQASSLGSNLSVVQIRQDFNKNLINVLQTGSSNLTLADTNVEAANSQALSTRQSIAVSALSLANTSQQSVLQLLR from the coding sequence ATGTCCGGTATTGTTCTCTCTGCGTCGGTTCGCCAGAACCTGCTCTCTCTCCAGTCCACCGCCGATCTCCTCGCCACCACACAGAACCGTCTGTCGACCGGCAAGAGCGTCAACTCGGCCCTGGACAATCCCACCAATTTCTTCACCGCCCAGTCGCTCGACAACCGCGCCAGCGACATCAACAACCTGCTCGATGGCATCGCCAACGGCGTGCAGGTGCTGCAGGCCGCCAACACCGGCCTGACCTCGCTTCAGAAGCTGATCGACAGCGCCAAGTCGATCGCCAACCAGGCGCTGCAGACCACCGTCGGTTACTCCACCAAGTCGAATGTCTCGACCACCATCTCCGGTGCGACCGCGGCCGACCTGCGCGGCACGACGAGCTTCGCCAGCGCGACGGCGAGCAGCAACGTGCTGTATAGCGGCACGGCCGGCGGTACCACGGCGGCGAACGGCACCACCACGCTCGGCGCCACCATCGGCGCCTTCGCGGGCACCGCGGCCACGGCCGGTGACGGCACCACGGCCCTGACCGGCACCATCACCCTGATCGCCACCAACGGCACCACCGCAACCGGTCTCGCTGCCAATGCTCAGCCCGCCGACGGCGACACGCTGACCGTGAACGGCAAGACCATCACCTTCCGCAGCGGTACCGCTCCAACGTCGGCCGGCGTTCCCGCCGGTTCGGGCGTCAGCGGCAACCTCGTCACCGACGGCAACGGCAATACCACGGTCTATCTCGGCAACACCGCTACGCCGGCTTCGCTCGCGACCGTCAACGACCTGTTGACCGCGGTCGATCTCGCCAGCGGCGTCAAAACCGTCGCTATCAGCTCCGGTGCAGCGACGATCGCCACCAGCTTCAATCAGACCGCTTCGAGCGTGGGTGGCGGCGCCGTCACGCTGAGGAGCTCGACGGGTGCGGATCTGAGCGTCACAGGCAGAGCCGACCTGCTCAAGGCTCTCGGTGTGAGTTCATCGGTCGGCGGCGGCAATGCCACCGTCAACGTCAACCGGACCACGACCGCAGCCTCGCTCGGTGCAACGATCACCGACGGTTCGACGCTGAACGTCAACGGTCACGTCATCACCTTCAAGAACGCGCCGATCCCGGGCTCAACCGGTGCGCCGAGCATTCCGAGCGGCTTTGGTGCGAGCGGCAACGTTCTCACTGACGGCAACGGCAACTCGACGGTCTATCTGCAGGGCGGCACGGTCAACGACGTGCTCAAGGCGATCGACCTTGCTACCGGCGTGCAGACCGCGTCGATTAGCGCCGCCGGCGTTGCCACGCTTGCGACCGCCACCGGCCAGTCGAACTCGACGATCAACACGTCCGGCCAGCTTAAGCTCTCGACCGGCGTCAATGCCGATCTGTCGATCACCGGCAGCGGCAATGCGCTGAACGTATTCGGCCTCGCCGGCAACACCGGCAGCGCCACCGCCTTCACCGCGGCCCGCACCTCTGGCATCGGCGGCATCGCCGGCAAGACCCTGACCTTCACCTCCTTCAACGGCGGAACGGCGGTCAACGTCACCTTCGGCGACGGCACCAACGGCACGGTCAAGACTCTCGATCAGCTCAACACCAAGCTGCAAGCCAACAACCTGGCCGCGACGATCGACGCCAACGGCCTGCTGACGATCACGGCATCCAACGACTATGCGTCCTCGACGCTCGGCTCGACGGTTGCCGGCGGTGCGATTGGCGGCACGCTCACCTCGGCACTGACCTTCTCGACGGCGTCTACGCCCGTCCAGGATGGCGTTGCCCAGACCGCGCGTGCCAATCTGGTGTCTCAGTTCAACAACATCCTGAACCAGATCGACACGACGGCGCAGGACTCCTCGTTCAACGGTGTGAACCTGTTGAACGGCGACCAGCTCAAGCTGGTGTTCGACGAGACCGCGAAGTCGAGCCTGAACATCACCGGTGTGACCTACAACTCGAAGGGTCTGGGCCTCGCCTCGCTGACGGTCGGCGTCGACTTCATCGACAACGCCGCGGCCAACCGGGTGCTGACCAACCTCAACGCCGCCTCGAGCACGCTGCGCTCGCAGGCCTCCAGCCTCGGTTCGAACCTCTCGGTGGTGCAGATCCGCCAGGACTTCAACAAGAACCTGATCAACGTGCTGCAGACCGGCTCGTCCAACCTGACCCTGGCCGACACCAACGTCGAGGCCGCCAACAGCCAGGCGCTGTCGACCCGCCAGTCGATCGCGGTCTCCGCGCTGTCCCTGGCGAACACATCGCAGCAGAGCGTGCTCCAGCTGCTCCGCTAA